The proteins below are encoded in one region of Rana temporaria chromosome 2, aRanTem1.1, whole genome shotgun sequence:
- the FNDC9 gene encoding fibronectin type III domain-containing protein 9 yields MVISVQNVTANTAVVIWPSIASCADSFYSVMYQSNWSTKLSGYSREKFKEERIPTSRTFHTVENLTPLTTYILCVTCQSASPASDQCKVFHTLDQDPATVNSKKKDLALGIWLTSSIILLIIACILIYGCLHIWWRKRQERAMAQNAVSNDKNKRQAWTKNELVEEYEKPGLLAVTEEKREEVCADNTPEDTQNDPLTADETNSLNCTDKEQKAAKLTAAY; encoded by the coding sequence ATGGTCATCTCTGTTCAGAATGTTACAGCCAACACGGCTGTGGTCATTTGGCCATCAATCGCAAGCTGTGCCGACAGCTTCTATAGTGTCATGTATCAGTCCAACTGGAGTACAAAGTTGTCTGGGTATTCCAGAGAGAAATTTAAGGAGGAGCGGATACCTACAAGCCGAACATTCCATACTGTGGAGAACCTCACTCCCCTCACAACATATATTCTGTGTGTGACTTGTCAGTCCGCCAGTCCAGCCAGTGACCAGTGCAAAGTCTTTCACACTTTAGACCAAGATCCAGCAACTGTAAACAGCAAGAAAAAAGATCTAGCACTAGGTATTTGGCTCACAAGCAGCATTATACTTCTTATTATAGCTTGCATTTTAATCTATGGCTGCTTACACATATGGTGGCGAAAGCGTCAAGAACGTGCTATGGCCCAAAATGCCGTAAGCAACGACAAGAACAAGAGACAGGCCTGGACAAAAAATGAACTAGTAGAGGAGTATGAGAAGCCTGGCCTGTTAGCAGTGAccgaggagaagagagaggaagtCTGCGCAGACAACACCCCAGAAGACACTCAAAATGATCCTTTAACAGCAGATGAAACCAATAGCCTGAACTGCACTGATAAAGAACAAAAggctgcaaaactaactgcagcgTACTGA